The following are encoded together in the Balaenoptera acutorostrata chromosome 9, mBalAcu1.1, whole genome shotgun sequence genome:
- the PHRF1 gene encoding PHD and RING finger domain-containing protein 1 isoform X2, whose amino-acid sequence MHFRVEERAAAVVAVAVVAAAEAAAAAAALGPSRGSRSGGGCGSGGERPVAAGGARGSGAELQCAAMDDDSLDELVDRSPGPDGRPRLRPAALTSDTEESSDAHSGGSEDDTCGEHSDGEDEEGDLEDGSGSEDSEEDGDDVDTLAAAAATRGALEASGAFNSDDDSESCPICLNAFRDQAVGTPENCAHYFCLDCIVEWSKNANSCPVDRTIFKCICIRAQFGGKILKKIPVESARLGEDEDEDPTFCGVCGRSDREDRLLLCDGCDAGRYPEAACRDVPNTSGRGGEEVPVDEWFCPECAAPGAVPAADAGPVSEEEVSLLLADVVPTTSRLRPHVGRTRAIARTRQSERVRATVNRNRISTARRIQHVPRYLMSPLLDETIEAVAAGLSTAVYQRPGPRAPARRRRKAGRRKKVSGRKKTQSRSSVKSRSSGTRSRKRQGRVKKRKGKKIKNEATARSRIARTLGLRRPAHGACIPSVYKPADPSLGLMRADIGAASLSLFGDPYELDPFDSEEASASPASPLSAKRRILSRSALRSHQPVARPVSVGLSRRSAPAMAPQPEVDADPGPDLLGSILSGQSFLMMNGADIVIHRDGSLSAKRAAPVSFQRNSVGPSRGAEGAGSGPCLQPRGTQPGSGPESLGSSCPGRAAPGTPPAPPTPAHVPALTLGAAVRLDSLVTPQSGQAQTLSSVSRPSLKQSDGPRFNGDSKHPPPLRSAALKTSNGSSVSPPESTVLGQAPRPAPRRMDISELPRIPKIRRDDRRVGEVPAGGQRVEIPSSCISRLTGREGPGQPGCGTRAEGEPSSRGGQQPSARSGGGPQPPAPLGPSRGKGVGATFESFRINIPGNTAHSGRVLSPGFCNTFRPVDSKAQRRESPVPLLSVRKTKQLKSEIYDPFNPTGSDSSSASSSPEHPGSGLLPSEITRTISVDSPKAPALPPVRCVTSYTVQTGVGKEPEPPQGPCGLPELQGEEEPAAQAQRPSPPEPWGDEDPPPRSSFFGSEGRTVTCVTAVEPDAPPSPDALPATTHRVVELRSPTRSRSRSSSRGRKKAQRPRAATREHRRARSGSRSSRSGDRSSRSASPPAGEGQAKRHQPKARDRRSSSDRSSSRERTKRRKAKDKSRERRRGSWGRGRRRSRSRSGSPGSSSHEHREGRRKKRRRSGSRSRGRECSPPSSLERARRPRHPRERRERPDRESATRLRDRRGSRERRRRRSRSPSPEHRPREHRRPRSREKRPRPRPRSPERKLAPKDASPAPLPQGEPRPDREPPTRPLALAGTDALLEGPEANKPPAEVPPVLEVPAEHPPEDLDYGDSVEAGHLFEDFSSEAIFMQLDDMSSPPSPESTDSSPERGLLPRPTGPLAGQQHDAGLAVAIIRREVSRIHGEDVVQPLPRVECPQEKHSLQQDAAEAATASCALGGQAMGGGPAGKEEGPSQNPLLRAKALVKRVTWDLQEVESGAPTEDRGLRTPLHRLQEPWETEDAGPVAAFQQAPFSEPPPPGYVLPEPGFPDADPSQVRSPNLPPTPALPPSVPPYAPVSQPAVQVLLRGSLPLMGCGVAQSPAPVPAVLAAASEPAGHAATVTTAAANSSEERTAAPRPASEKAKNEEYMKKLHVQERAVEEVKLAIKPFYQKREVTKDEYKDILRKAVQKICHSKSGEINPVKVGNLVKAYVDKYRHMRRHRRAEAGEEPPAQGAEG is encoded by the exons AGCTGAACTCCAATGTGCAGCAATGGATGACGACAGCCTGGATGAGCTTGTGGACCGAAGCCCGGGACCCGATGGCCGCCCGAGACTCCGTCCTGCCGCCCTGACCAGCGATACTG AAGAAAGCAGCGATGCCCACAGCGGGGGCTCTGAGGACGACACGTGCGGTGAGCACAGTGACGGCGAGGACGAGGAGGGGGACCTGGAAGACGGATCTG GTTCCGAGGATTCCGAAGAAGACGGCGACGACGTGGACACGTTAGCGGCAGCAGCGGCTACTCGGGGGGCACTGGAAGCCAGCGGTGCATTTAACTCTGACGATGATTCGGAGAGCTGCCCGATCTGTCTTAATGCTTTCAGGGACCAGGCTGTGGGGACACCCGAGAACTGTGCCCACTACTTCTGCCTCGATTGCATCGTGGAGTGGTCCAAG aatGCCAATTCCTGTCCAGTTGATCGAactatatttaaatgtatttgtattCGAGCTCAATTTGGCGGTAAAATCTTGAAGAAG ATCCCAGTGGAGAGCGCCAGGCTTGGGGAGGACGAGGATGAAGACCCGACCTTCTGTGGGGTGTGCGGCAGGAGCGACCGCGAGGACCGTCTGCTGCTCTGCGACGGCTGCGACGCTGG ACGGTATCCTGAGGCCGCTTGCAGAGATGTACCTAATACCTCAGGACGAGGGGGAGAG GAGGTGCCAGTGGACGAGTGGTTCTGTCCGGAATGTGCTGCCCCCGGGGCCGTCCCTGCTGCTG ACGCGGGTCCCGTGAGCGAGGAGGAGGTCTCCCTGCTCTTGGCCGACGTAGTGCCCACCACCAGCCGGCTTCGGCCACACGTGGGGAGGACCCGGGCCATTGCCAGGACACGGCAGAGCGAGAGGGTCCGAGCGACCGTGAATCGGAACCGGATCTCCACAGCCAGGAGGATCCAG CACGTCCCGAGGTACCTCATGTCTCCTCTGCTGGACGAGACCATCGAAGCCGTGGCCGCTGGGCTGAGCACAGCTGTGTACCAGCGCCCCGGGCCGCGAGCCCCTGCCCGTCGGAGGAGGAAAGCAG GAAGACGGAAGAAAGTGTCGGGAAGAAAGAAAACCCAGTCCAGATCGTCTGTGAAGAGCAGGAGCTCGGGGACGAGGTCCAGGAAACGCCAGGGTCgcgtgaaaaagagaaaagggaagaagatAAAG AATGAAGCCACAGCTCGTTCCCGCATCGCACGGACGCTGGGCCTCCGCAGGCCAGCCCACGGAGCCTGCATCCCCTCGGTGTACAAGCCTGCAGACCCCTCTCTGGGGCTGATGCGTGCAGACATCGGGGCAGCTTCTCTCTCCCTGTTTGGAGACCCCTATGAGCTGGACCCCTTCGACAG TGAAGAGGCATCTGCGAGCCCTGCTTCCCCTCTGAGCGCCAAGAGGAGGATTCTGTCCCGGTCAGCACTGCGGTCGCACCAGCCCGTGGCCAGGCCCGTCTCCGTGGGGCTGTCCAG GAGGAGCGCTCCCGCCATGGCGCCCCAGCCAGAAGTGGACGCGGACCCCGGCCCTGACCTGCTGGGGAGCATCCTGTCGGGCCAGAGCTTCCTGATGATGAACGGCGCCGACATCGTCATCCACCGCGACGGCTCCCTCAGCGCCAAGAGGGCAG CGCCAGTTTCTTTTCAGCGAAACTCAGTTGGTCCGTCCAGAGGGGCAGAAGGCGCCGGGTCTGGCCCCTGCCTGCAGCCCAGAGGGACTCAGCCAGGAAGCGGGCCAGAGAGCTTGGGGTCCAGCTGTCCAGGCAGAGCCGCCCCGGGCACACCCCcggccccacccacccccgcccatGTCCCTGCGCTCACGTTGGGGGCAGCTGTGAGACTGGACTCCTTGGTGACCCCTCAGTCAGGCCAGGCTCAGACCTTGTCCAGCGTGAGCAGACCCAGCTTAAAACAAAGTGACGGCCCCCGATTTAATGGCGACAGCAAGCACCCTCCGCCTCTTAGGTCTGCAGCATTGAAGACCTCGAATGGTAGCTCTGTTTCACCTCCCGAGAGCACGGTGCTGGGACAGGCCCCAAGACCAGCTCCCAGGAGGATGGACATCTCCGAGCTCCCCAGGATACCAAAGATCAGGAGAGACGACAGGCGGGTGGGCGAGGTCCCCGCCGGCGGGCAGAGAGTCGAGATTCCCAGCTCCTGCATCAGCCGGCTGACGGGCAGGGAGGGCCCCGGGCAGCCTGGCTGTGGCACCAGGGCGGAGGGTGAGCCTAGCAGCAGGGGTGGTCAGCAGCCCAGCGCGCGCTCGGGGGgcggcccccagccccctgccccgcTGGGCCCCTCCCGGGGGAAGGGCGTCGGCGCCACCTTCGAGAGCTTCAGGATCAACATTCCGGGGAACACAGCCCATTCCGGCCGAGTCCTCAGCCCCGGCTTCTGTAACACGTTCCGGCCCGTGGACAGCAAGGCGCAGAGGAGAGAGAGCCCGGTGCCCCTCCTCTCCGTCAGGAAGACGAAGCAGCTCAAGAGTGAGATCTACGACCCCTTCAACCCCACGGGCTCTGACTCCAGCTCGGCCAGCAGCAGCCCCGAGCACCCAGGCTCCGGCCTCCTGCCCTCTGAGATCACGCGCACCATCTCCGTCGACAGCCCCAAGGCCCCCGCGCTGCCGCCCGTGCGCTGCGTCACCTCCTACACAGTGCAGACCGGCGTGGGGAAGGAGCCCGAGCCCCCCCAGGGGCCCTGTGGCCTGCCCGAGCTCCAGGGCGAGGAGGAGCCCGCGGCACAGGCACAGAGGCCGTCCCCGCCGGAGCCCTGGGGGGACGAGGACCCACCACCCCGCAGCTCCTTCTTCGGCTCAGAGGGGCGGACGGTGACTTGTGTGACTGCGGTGGAGCCGGACGCCCCACCCAGTCCGGATGCCCTGCCGGCGACCACCCACAGGGTCGTGGAGCTGCGGTCCCCCACCCGTTCCCGCTCCAGGTCCAGCTCCCGCGGCAGGAAGAAAGCCCAGAGGCCGAGGGCCGCCACCAGGGAGCATCGGAGGGCCCGCTCAGGGTCCCGCTCGTCCCGCTCTGGGGACAGGAGCTCACGGTCCGCGTCGCCACCGGCAGGTGAGGGCCAGGCCAAGAGGCACCAGCCCAAGGCCCGGGATCGGAGGTCTTCCAGCGACCGCTCCAGCAGCCGCGAGCGCACCAAGCGGAGGAAGGCCAAGGACaagagcagggagaggaggaggggctcCTGGGGCCGAGGTCGGCGGAGGTCCCGCTCCCGCTCCGGCAGCCCCGGCAGCTCCTCCCACGAGCATCGCgagggcaggaggaagaagaggcgGAGATCGGGGTCCCGGTCTCGGGGGAGGGAGTGCTCGCCCCCCAGCAGCCTGGAGAGAGCCCGGAGGCCCAGGCACCCCCGGGAGAGGAGGGAGCGGCCCGACAGGGAGAGTGCCACGCGGCTCCGAGACAGGCGAGGCTCCCGGGAGAGGAGGCGGCGTAGGTCCAGGTCACCCAGCCCCGAGCACAGGCCCCGGGAGCACCGGCGGCCTCGGTCCCGCGAGAAGCGCccacggccccgcccccgctccccgGAGAGGAAGTTGGCCCCGAAAGACGCTTCTCCGGCACCCCTTCCCCAGGGGGAGCCCAGGCCGGACAGGGAGCCCCCGACCAGGCCCCTGGCCTTGGCAGGAACAGATGCCTTGCTGGAGGGGCCCGAGGCCAACAAGCCACCCGCAGAGGTCCCCCCAGTCCTGGAGGTGCCAGCCGAGCACCCCCCCGAGGATCTGGATTACGGTGACTCCGTGGAGGCTGGGCACCTCTTTGAGGACTTTTCAAGTGAAGCCATCTTCATGCAGCTTGATGACATGAGCTCCCCGCCTTCCCCGGAGAGCACGGACTCCTCCCCAGAGCGAGGCCTCCTGCCCAGGCCCACTGGGCCCCTGGCTGGCCAGCAGCACGACGCTGGCCTGGCCGTGGCCATCATCCGCAGGGAGGTGTCTCGGATCCACGGTGAAGATGTGGTGCAGCCCCTGCCCAGGGTGGAGTGCCCTCAAGAGAAGCACTCGCTCCAGCAGGATGCGGCCGAGGCAGCCACGGCTTCCTGCGCTCTGGGAGGCCAAGCCATGGGTGGGGGGCCAGCGGGGAAGGAGGAGGGCCCCTCTCAGAACCCCCTGCTGCGGGCTAAGGCGCTGGTGAAGAGAGTCACCTGGGACCTCCAGGAGGTGGAGAGCGGTGCCCCGACTGAGGACAGAGGCCTGC GGACGCCgcttcacaggctgcaggagccCTGGGAAACCGAGGACGCGGGCCCCGTGGCTGCGTTCCAGCAGGCTCCTTTCTCTGAGCCCCCTCCTCCTGGTTATGTGCTTCCAGAGCCCGGCTTTCCTGATGCTGACCCTTCTCAG GTACGGAGCCCgaacctgccccccaccccggctctgCCTCCGAGCGTCCCACCGTACGCACCTGTCAGCCAGCCCGCCGTCCAGGTCCTCTTGCGGGGGAGCCTGCCCCTGATGGGCTGCGGGGTGGCCCAGAGCCCGGCCCCGGTGCCCGCCGTCCTGGCTGCAGCCTCAGAGCCGGCGGGTCATGCCGCCACCGTGACCACTGCCGCTGCCAACAGCTCCGAGGAGAGGACAGCTGCTCCCAGGCCAGCCTCGGAGAAGGCCAAGAACGAGGAG TACATGAAGAAGCTGCACGTGCAGGAGCGGGCCGTGGAGGAGGTGAAGCTGGCCATCAAGCCCTTCTACCA
- the PHRF1 gene encoding PHD and RING finger domain-containing protein 1 isoform X3 gives MHFRVEERAAAVVAVAVVAAAEAAAAAAALGPSRGSRSGGGCGSGGERPVAAGGARGSGAELQCAAMDDDSLDELVDRSPGPDGRPRLRPAALTSDTEESSDAHSGGSEDDTCGEHSDGEDEEGDLEDGSGSEDSEEDGDDVDTLAAAAATRGALEASGAFNSDDDSESCPICLNAFRDQAVGTPENCAHYFCLDCIVEWSKNANSCPVDRTIFKCICIRAQFGGKILKKIPVESARLGEDEDEDPTFCGVCGRSDREDRLLLCDGCDAGYHMECLDPPLQEVPVDEWFCPECAAPGAVPAADAGPVSEEEVSLLLADVVPTTSRLRPHVGRTRAIARTRQSERVRATVNRNRISTARRIQHVPRYLMSPLLDETIEAVAAGLSTAVYQRPGPRAPARRRRKAGRRKKVSGRKKTQSRSSVKSRSSGTRSRKRQGRVKKRKGKKIKNEATARSRIARTLGLRRPAHGACIPSVYKPADPSLGLMRADIGAASLSLFGDPYELDPFDSSEEASASPASPLSAKRRILSRSALRSHQPVARPVSVGLSRRSAPAMAPQPEVDADPGPDLLGSILSGQSFLMMNGADIVIHRDGSLSAKRAAPVSFQRNSVGPSRGAEGAGSGPCLQPRGTQPGSGPESLGSSCPGRAAPGTPPAPPTPAHVPALTLGAAVRLDSLVTPQSGQAQTLSSVSRPSLKQSDGPRFNGDSKHPPPLRSAALKTSNGSSVSPPESTVLGQAPRPAPRRMDISELPRIPKIRRDDRRVGEVPAGGQRVEIPSSCISRLTGREGPGQPGCGTRAEGEPSSRGGQQPSARSGGGPQPPAPLGPSRGKGVGATFESFRINIPGNTAHSGRVLSPGFCNTFRPVDSKAQRRESPVPLLSVRKTKQLKSEIYDPFNPTGSDSSSASSSPEHPGSGLLPSEITRTISVDSPKAPALPPVRCVTSYTVQTGVGKEPEPPQGPCGLPELQGEEEPAAQAQRPSPPEPWGDEDPPPRSSFFGSEGRTVTCVTAVEPDAPPSPDALPATTHRVVELRSPTRSRSRSSSRGRKKAQRPRAATREHRRARSGSRSSRSGDRSSRSASPPAGEGQAKRHQPKARDRRSSSDRSSSRERTKRRKAKDKSRERRRGSWGRGRRRSRSRSGSPGSSSHEHREGRRKKRRRSGSRSRGRECSPPSSLERARRPRHPRERRERPDRESATRLRDRRGSRERRRRRSRSPSPEHRPREHRRPRSREKRPRPRPRSPERKLAPKDASPAPLPQGEPRPDREPPTRPLALAGTDALLEGPEANKPPAEVPPVLEVPAEHPPEDLDYGDSVEAGHLFEDFSSEAIFMQLDDMSSPPSPESTDSSPERGLLPRPTGPLAGQQHDAGLAVAIIRREVSRIHGEDVVQPLPRVECPQEKHSLQQDAAEAATASCALGGQAMGGGPAGKEEGPSQNPLLRAKALVKRVTWDLQEVESGAPTEDRGLRTPLHRLQEPWETEDAGPVAAFQQAPFSEPPPPGYVLPEPGFPDADPSQVRSPNLPPTPALPPSVPPYAPVSQPAVQVLLRGSLPLMGCGVAQSPAPVPAVLAAASEPAGHAATVTTAAANSSEERTAAPRPASEKAKNEEYMKKLHVQERAVEEVKLAIKPFYQKREVTKDEYKDILRKAVQKICHSKSGEINPVKVGNLVKAYVDKYRHMRRHRRAEAGEEPPAQGAEG, from the exons AGCTGAACTCCAATGTGCAGCAATGGATGACGACAGCCTGGATGAGCTTGTGGACCGAAGCCCGGGACCCGATGGCCGCCCGAGACTCCGTCCTGCCGCCCTGACCAGCGATACTG AAGAAAGCAGCGATGCCCACAGCGGGGGCTCTGAGGACGACACGTGCGGTGAGCACAGTGACGGCGAGGACGAGGAGGGGGACCTGGAAGACGGATCTG GTTCCGAGGATTCCGAAGAAGACGGCGACGACGTGGACACGTTAGCGGCAGCAGCGGCTACTCGGGGGGCACTGGAAGCCAGCGGTGCATTTAACTCTGACGATGATTCGGAGAGCTGCCCGATCTGTCTTAATGCTTTCAGGGACCAGGCTGTGGGGACACCCGAGAACTGTGCCCACTACTTCTGCCTCGATTGCATCGTGGAGTGGTCCAAG aatGCCAATTCCTGTCCAGTTGATCGAactatatttaaatgtatttgtattCGAGCTCAATTTGGCGGTAAAATCTTGAAGAAG ATCCCAGTGGAGAGCGCCAGGCTTGGGGAGGACGAGGATGAAGACCCGACCTTCTGTGGGGTGTGCGGCAGGAGCGACCGCGAGGACCGTCTGCTGCTCTGCGACGGCTGCGACGCTGG GTACCACATGGAGTGTTTGGACCCCCCTCTCCAGGAGGTGCCAGTGGACGAGTGGTTCTGTCCGGAATGTGCTGCCCCCGGGGCCGTCCCTGCTGCTG ACGCGGGTCCCGTGAGCGAGGAGGAGGTCTCCCTGCTCTTGGCCGACGTAGTGCCCACCACCAGCCGGCTTCGGCCACACGTGGGGAGGACCCGGGCCATTGCCAGGACACGGCAGAGCGAGAGGGTCCGAGCGACCGTGAATCGGAACCGGATCTCCACAGCCAGGAGGATCCAG CACGTCCCGAGGTACCTCATGTCTCCTCTGCTGGACGAGACCATCGAAGCCGTGGCCGCTGGGCTGAGCACAGCTGTGTACCAGCGCCCCGGGCCGCGAGCCCCTGCCCGTCGGAGGAGGAAAGCAG GAAGACGGAAGAAAGTGTCGGGAAGAAAGAAAACCCAGTCCAGATCGTCTGTGAAGAGCAGGAGCTCGGGGACGAGGTCCAGGAAACGCCAGGGTCgcgtgaaaaagagaaaagggaagaagatAAAG AATGAAGCCACAGCTCGTTCCCGCATCGCACGGACGCTGGGCCTCCGCAGGCCAGCCCACGGAGCCTGCATCCCCTCGGTGTACAAGCCTGCAGACCCCTCTCTGGGGCTGATGCGTGCAGACATCGGGGCAGCTTCTCTCTCCCTGTTTGGAGACCCCTATGAGCTGGACCCCTTCGACAG CAGTGAAGAGGCATCTGCGAGCCCTGCTTCCCCTCTGAGCGCCAAGAGGAGGATTCTGTCCCGGTCAGCACTGCGGTCGCACCAGCCCGTGGCCAGGCCCGTCTCCGTGGGGCTGTCCAG GAGGAGCGCTCCCGCCATGGCGCCCCAGCCAGAAGTGGACGCGGACCCCGGCCCTGACCTGCTGGGGAGCATCCTGTCGGGCCAGAGCTTCCTGATGATGAACGGCGCCGACATCGTCATCCACCGCGACGGCTCCCTCAGCGCCAAGAGGGCAG CGCCAGTTTCTTTTCAGCGAAACTCAGTTGGTCCGTCCAGAGGGGCAGAAGGCGCCGGGTCTGGCCCCTGCCTGCAGCCCAGAGGGACTCAGCCAGGAAGCGGGCCAGAGAGCTTGGGGTCCAGCTGTCCAGGCAGAGCCGCCCCGGGCACACCCCcggccccacccacccccgcccatGTCCCTGCGCTCACGTTGGGGGCAGCTGTGAGACTGGACTCCTTGGTGACCCCTCAGTCAGGCCAGGCTCAGACCTTGTCCAGCGTGAGCAGACCCAGCTTAAAACAAAGTGACGGCCCCCGATTTAATGGCGACAGCAAGCACCCTCCGCCTCTTAGGTCTGCAGCATTGAAGACCTCGAATGGTAGCTCTGTTTCACCTCCCGAGAGCACGGTGCTGGGACAGGCCCCAAGACCAGCTCCCAGGAGGATGGACATCTCCGAGCTCCCCAGGATACCAAAGATCAGGAGAGACGACAGGCGGGTGGGCGAGGTCCCCGCCGGCGGGCAGAGAGTCGAGATTCCCAGCTCCTGCATCAGCCGGCTGACGGGCAGGGAGGGCCCCGGGCAGCCTGGCTGTGGCACCAGGGCGGAGGGTGAGCCTAGCAGCAGGGGTGGTCAGCAGCCCAGCGCGCGCTCGGGGGgcggcccccagccccctgccccgcTGGGCCCCTCCCGGGGGAAGGGCGTCGGCGCCACCTTCGAGAGCTTCAGGATCAACATTCCGGGGAACACAGCCCATTCCGGCCGAGTCCTCAGCCCCGGCTTCTGTAACACGTTCCGGCCCGTGGACAGCAAGGCGCAGAGGAGAGAGAGCCCGGTGCCCCTCCTCTCCGTCAGGAAGACGAAGCAGCTCAAGAGTGAGATCTACGACCCCTTCAACCCCACGGGCTCTGACTCCAGCTCGGCCAGCAGCAGCCCCGAGCACCCAGGCTCCGGCCTCCTGCCCTCTGAGATCACGCGCACCATCTCCGTCGACAGCCCCAAGGCCCCCGCGCTGCCGCCCGTGCGCTGCGTCACCTCCTACACAGTGCAGACCGGCGTGGGGAAGGAGCCCGAGCCCCCCCAGGGGCCCTGTGGCCTGCCCGAGCTCCAGGGCGAGGAGGAGCCCGCGGCACAGGCACAGAGGCCGTCCCCGCCGGAGCCCTGGGGGGACGAGGACCCACCACCCCGCAGCTCCTTCTTCGGCTCAGAGGGGCGGACGGTGACTTGTGTGACTGCGGTGGAGCCGGACGCCCCACCCAGTCCGGATGCCCTGCCGGCGACCACCCACAGGGTCGTGGAGCTGCGGTCCCCCACCCGTTCCCGCTCCAGGTCCAGCTCCCGCGGCAGGAAGAAAGCCCAGAGGCCGAGGGCCGCCACCAGGGAGCATCGGAGGGCCCGCTCAGGGTCCCGCTCGTCCCGCTCTGGGGACAGGAGCTCACGGTCCGCGTCGCCACCGGCAGGTGAGGGCCAGGCCAAGAGGCACCAGCCCAAGGCCCGGGATCGGAGGTCTTCCAGCGACCGCTCCAGCAGCCGCGAGCGCACCAAGCGGAGGAAGGCCAAGGACaagagcagggagaggaggaggggctcCTGGGGCCGAGGTCGGCGGAGGTCCCGCTCCCGCTCCGGCAGCCCCGGCAGCTCCTCCCACGAGCATCGCgagggcaggaggaagaagaggcgGAGATCGGGGTCCCGGTCTCGGGGGAGGGAGTGCTCGCCCCCCAGCAGCCTGGAGAGAGCCCGGAGGCCCAGGCACCCCCGGGAGAGGAGGGAGCGGCCCGACAGGGAGAGTGCCACGCGGCTCCGAGACAGGCGAGGCTCCCGGGAGAGGAGGCGGCGTAGGTCCAGGTCACCCAGCCCCGAGCACAGGCCCCGGGAGCACCGGCGGCCTCGGTCCCGCGAGAAGCGCccacggccccgcccccgctccccgGAGAGGAAGTTGGCCCCGAAAGACGCTTCTCCGGCACCCCTTCCCCAGGGGGAGCCCAGGCCGGACAGGGAGCCCCCGACCAGGCCCCTGGCCTTGGCAGGAACAGATGCCTTGCTGGAGGGGCCCGAGGCCAACAAGCCACCCGCAGAGGTCCCCCCAGTCCTGGAGGTGCCAGCCGAGCACCCCCCCGAGGATCTGGATTACGGTGACTCCGTGGAGGCTGGGCACCTCTTTGAGGACTTTTCAAGTGAAGCCATCTTCATGCAGCTTGATGACATGAGCTCCCCGCCTTCCCCGGAGAGCACGGACTCCTCCCCAGAGCGAGGCCTCCTGCCCAGGCCCACTGGGCCCCTGGCTGGCCAGCAGCACGACGCTGGCCTGGCCGTGGCCATCATCCGCAGGGAGGTGTCTCGGATCCACGGTGAAGATGTGGTGCAGCCCCTGCCCAGGGTGGAGTGCCCTCAAGAGAAGCACTCGCTCCAGCAGGATGCGGCCGAGGCAGCCACGGCTTCCTGCGCTCTGGGAGGCCAAGCCATGGGTGGGGGGCCAGCGGGGAAGGAGGAGGGCCCCTCTCAGAACCCCCTGCTGCGGGCTAAGGCGCTGGTGAAGAGAGTCACCTGGGACCTCCAGGAGGTGGAGAGCGGTGCCCCGACTGAGGACAGAGGCCTGC GGACGCCgcttcacaggctgcaggagccCTGGGAAACCGAGGACGCGGGCCCCGTGGCTGCGTTCCAGCAGGCTCCTTTCTCTGAGCCCCCTCCTCCTGGTTATGTGCTTCCAGAGCCCGGCTTTCCTGATGCTGACCCTTCTCAG GTACGGAGCCCgaacctgccccccaccccggctctgCCTCCGAGCGTCCCACCGTACGCACCTGTCAGCCAGCCCGCCGTCCAGGTCCTCTTGCGGGGGAGCCTGCCCCTGATGGGCTGCGGGGTGGCCCAGAGCCCGGCCCCGGTGCCCGCCGTCCTGGCTGCAGCCTCAGAGCCGGCGGGTCATGCCGCCACCGTGACCACTGCCGCTGCCAACAGCTCCGAGGAGAGGACAGCTGCTCCCAGGCCAGCCTCGGAGAAGGCCAAGAACGAGGAG TACATGAAGAAGCTGCACGTGCAGGAGCGGGCCGTGGAGGAGGTGAAGCTGGCCATCAAGCCCTTCTACCA